A genomic segment from Dermatobacter hominis encodes:
- a CDS encoding type B 50S ribosomal protein L31, whose amino-acid sequence MKPGIHPDYRYVVFQDTSSGDKFLTRSTIETSETTTWDDGNEYPLAKVEISAFTHPFFTGQMKIVDTAGRVERFERRYGRRRKGAKADAGDAAE is encoded by the coding sequence ATGAAGCCCGGCATCCACCCCGACTACCGCTACGTCGTGTTCCAGGACACCTCGTCCGGTGACAAGTTCCTGACGCGGTCGACGATCGAGACGTCGGAGACGACGACCTGGGACGACGGCAACGAGTACCCGCTGGCCAAGGTCGAGATCTCGGCGTTCACGCACCCGTTCTTCACGGGCCAGATGAAGATCGTCGACACCGCCGGTCGCGTGGAGCGCTTCGAGCGCCGCTACGGCAGGCGCCGCAAGGGCGCCAAGGCCGACGCCGGCGACGCCGCGGAGTGA
- the rho gene encoding transcription termination factor Rho, with product MSLDSIDVDGLERKDRAELATIAEALGGKPTSRTKKADIIGMILDLAGVTSGGSDPDADTSGSNGNGATADAATDGSTAPDAEAEDAAAPVDATTEAPATEADDDTDGSTAEATTSDDDDDAAEADRGKGDAQGRQGGQGRQNGQGRNPGQGGQNQGAQTQGGQNQGGQNQGGQNQGAQQGDAEPGNRRRRRRRGRDRDRQGDEAAQQPQNDNWDGEPVEVSGYLDLRDEGYGFLRVKGFLPSRDDVYVSVKQTRQLGLRKGDFLEGASRPAGRGEKNPALLRIDKVNGQDPEVARNRPRFEDLTPLFPDERLHLEREDLPGDMTSRIVDLIAPIGKGQRGLIVSPPKAGKTTVMKTIAQSIEHNNPEVHLMVLLVDERPEEVTDMRRSVRGDVIASTFDRPSDEHTQVAELASERAKRMVEDGKDVVIILDGITRLARAYNLAAPATGRIMSGGIDTGALYPPKKFFGAARNVEEGGSLTILATALVETGSKMDEVIFEEFKGTGNMELRLDRRAAEKRIYPAIDVDASSTRHEELLFERTQLQQVWKLRRVLSGLAAEGNTGAGLELLIDRMRTFPSNGVFLAEIAKAPGVPG from the coding sequence GTGAGCCTGGACTCGATCGACGTCGACGGGCTCGAGCGCAAGGACCGCGCCGAGCTCGCCACGATCGCAGAGGCGCTGGGCGGCAAGCCCACGAGCCGCACGAAGAAGGCCGACATCATCGGCATGATCCTGGACCTCGCCGGCGTCACCTCGGGCGGGTCCGACCCGGACGCCGACACGAGCGGGTCGAACGGGAACGGCGCGACCGCCGATGCCGCCACCGACGGGTCCACCGCGCCCGACGCCGAGGCGGAGGACGCCGCGGCGCCCGTCGACGCGACGACCGAGGCGCCGGCGACCGAGGCCGACGACGACACCGACGGGTCGACCGCCGAGGCGACGACCTCCGACGATGACGACGACGCCGCCGAGGCCGACCGCGGCAAGGGCGACGCCCAGGGCCGCCAGGGTGGTCAGGGTCGCCAGAACGGCCAGGGCCGCAACCCCGGCCAGGGCGGCCAGAACCAGGGTGCACAGACCCAGGGCGGCCAGAACCAGGGCGGCCAGAACCAGGGTGGCCAGAACCAGGGCGCGCAGCAGGGCGACGCGGAGCCCGGCAACCGCCGCCGCCGTCGCCGTCGGGGCCGCGACCGCGACCGCCAGGGCGACGAGGCCGCCCAGCAGCCGCAGAACGACAACTGGGACGGCGAGCCCGTCGAGGTGTCCGGGTACCTGGACCTCCGCGACGAGGGCTACGGCTTCCTCCGGGTCAAGGGCTTCCTGCCGAGCCGTGACGACGTCTACGTCTCGGTCAAGCAGACCCGCCAGCTCGGCCTCCGCAAGGGCGACTTCCTCGAGGGCGCCAGCCGACCGGCCGGCCGCGGCGAGAAGAACCCGGCGCTGCTGCGCATCGACAAGGTCAACGGCCAGGATCCCGAGGTCGCCCGCAACCGCCCGCGGTTCGAGGACCTGACCCCGCTGTTCCCCGACGAGCGGCTCCACCTCGAGCGCGAGGACCTGCCGGGTGACATGACGTCGCGGATCGTCGACCTGATCGCCCCGATCGGCAAGGGCCAGCGCGGCCTGATCGTGTCGCCGCCGAAGGCCGGCAAGACGACGGTGATGAAGACCATCGCCCAGTCGATCGAGCACAACAACCCCGAGGTCCACCTCATGGTCCTCCTGGTGGACGAGCGTCCCGAGGAGGTGACCGACATGCGTCGGTCCGTCCGCGGCGACGTGATCGCGTCGACCTTCGACCGCCCGTCCGACGAGCACACCCAGGTCGCCGAGCTCGCGAGCGAGCGCGCCAAGCGCATGGTCGAGGACGGCAAGGACGTCGTCATCATCCTGGACGGCATCACCCGCCTCGCCCGGGCCTACAACCTCGCCGCCCCGGCCACCGGCCGCATCATGTCGGGCGGCATCGACACCGGCGCCCTGTACCCGCCCAAGAAGTTCTTCGGCGCGGCCCGCAACGTCGAGGAGGGCGGCTCGCTCACCATCCTCGCCACCGCGCTCGTCGAGACCGGCTCGAAGATGGACGAGGTGATCTTCGAGGAGTTCAAGGGCACCGGCAACATGGAGCTCCGCCTCGACCGCAGGGCCGCCGAGAAGCGGATCTACCCCGCGATCGACGTCGACGCGTCGTCCACCCGCCACGAGGAGCTGCTCTTCGAGCGCACCCAGCTCCAGCAGGTCTGGAAGCTGCGCCGCGTGCTCTCCGGCTTGGCCGCCGAGGGCAACACCGGCGCCGGCCTCGAGCTGCTCATCGATCGGATGCGCACGTTCCCCAGCAACGGCGTCTTCCTGGCCGAGATCGCCAAGGCGCCCGGAGTCCCGGGCTGA